One stretch of Candidatus Zymogenus saltonus DNA includes these proteins:
- the tolR gene encoding protein TolR, translated as MQTPKREYRTLSEINVTPFVDVMLVLLIIFMVTAPMLHEGLDVALPQVKGETIKEEASYVTITVNKEGQIFIDDDPIPLSEVADEMRRIKKYWDKKVLLKADRSINYGLVVQLMAALREAGIEDIGMVTEPLAEEEK; from the coding sequence ATGCAGACTCCGAAGAGGGAATACAGAACCCTTTCCGAGATAAACGTGACCCCCTTTGTGGACGTCATGCTGGTTCTGCTTATCATCTTCATGGTGACGGCCCCCATGCTTCACGAGGGGCTTGACGTAGCGCTGCCGCAGGTCAAGGGGGAGACGATAAAGGAGGAGGCCTCCTACGTCACGATCACCGTAAACAAAGAGGGGCAGATATTTATCGACGACGATCCGATTCCCTTGAGCGAGGTAGCCGACGAGATGAGGCGGATAAAGAAATATTGGGACAAGAAGGTGCTTTTAAAGGCCGACCGATCGATCAACTACGGGCTTGTCGTCCAGTTGATGGCGGCCTTGAGGGAGGCAGGGATCGAGGACATCGGGATGGTGACGGAGCCGTTGGCGGAGGAGGAGAAGTAG
- a CDS encoding cell envelope integrity protein TolA, whose amino-acid sequence MARLSRLDGNAGGIYMMIALSAFVHVAVFVILGVSSFDKREMTIYSPPYSVSLVPGEYTGDFGEGGEEGNSAVEESMDSLEPVATGGAGAIKEPSKTKEAKDSGGEKEKVEEVKKETTADLNSAIERIRKKVALDEERKKLESIARERESKEKLKSHDSDLAKAPDAGSPAGGGSKPGGRTPTGTRPPKSGKPGGGSPFGTSNVYTPGGSGMGIPDAEFSAYYKELWKRVRAGWSVPDELLEKDLETVLGIRIEKDGKIIDVWTEKGSGDDYFDETALRAVRMANPLPPLPEKYRENTMDVGIRFHSRKF is encoded by the coding sequence ATGGCCAGACTTTCGAGACTTGACGGAAACGCGGGGGGCATCTATATGATGATTGCGCTCTCCGCCTTCGTTCATGTCGCGGTCTTCGTTATCCTCGGCGTCTCCTCGTTCGACAAGAGGGAGATGACGATCTACTCCCCACCCTATTCGGTGAGCCTCGTCCCGGGGGAATACACCGGAGACTTCGGCGAGGGGGGGGAGGAGGGAAACAGCGCCGTTGAGGAGAGCATGGACAGCCTGGAGCCGGTCGCCACTGGGGGGGCCGGTGCTATAAAGGAGCCTTCCAAAACCAAGGAGGCGAAGGACTCGGGGGGGGAGAAGGAGAAGGTCGAGGAGGTGAAGAAGGAGACCACGGCGGACCTCAACTCGGCGATAGAGAGGATCAGAAAGAAGGTCGCCCTGGACGAGGAGAGGAAGAAGCTGGAGTCGATAGCGAGGGAGCGCGAATCTAAGGAGAAGCTCAAGAGCCACGACAGCGACTTGGCAAAGGCCCCCGATGCCGGCTCCCCGGCAGGCGGCGGGTCCAAGCCGGGGGGAAGGACTCCGACGGGGACGAGGCCCCCGAAGTCCGGGAAGCCGGGCGGCGGCAGTCCCTTCGGGACGAGCAACGTCTACACGCCGGGGGGGAGCGGGATGGGGATTCCGGACGCCGAGTTTTCCGCCTATTACAAGGAGCTTTGGAAGAGGGTCCGCGCCGGATGGTCGGTTCCGGACGAGCTGCTCGAAAAAGACCTTGAGACGGTTCTCGGTATTCGGATCGAAAAGGACGGCAAGATTATAGATGTCTGGACAGAGAAGGGCTCGGGGGACGACTATTTCGACGAGACCGCGCTTAGGGCGGTGAGGATGGCGAATCCCCTGCCGCCGCTCCCGGAAAAATACAGGGAAAATACAATGGATGTTGGTATCAGGTTTCATTCGAGGAAGTTTTGA
- the tolB gene encoding Tol-Pal system beta propeller repeat protein TolB, with amino-acid sequence MKWFKISLSSVVVFIFLILPLGGTAPGKVYIDIDAPGFRKFPLATPDFISLGGAVSSEIERGARNALLDDLNMAGIFTVVDPGLYTPNPESGKRLDKTDYDIWRRVGAEAVIKGGYEVLGESLMVEIYLFDTVNKRRIWGRRYRGSRDHISRMIHKFMDDMMMEFTGEKGIFQSRIAYVTDLHGRKEIYYMDVDGNNSFRLTRNTVIDLSPAWSSDGEKIVYCSFKQRRPKIFAVDVTDFNDRLIAGYEGINISPAYSPGGATIAFTSSKDRDYYPNIYTISESGGSLRRLTSGNNIDVSPSWSPDGRYIAFTSNRGGGPQIYIMNSNGGGVRRLTYSGGYNTSPEWSPRGDKIVYVGAFLGKFEVYVINIDGTENMRLTGGRGDNEDPSWSPDGRLITFSTTRSDRGEIYWMRVDGSDQTKIPDVGGNCSSPSWSGRVNFK; translated from the coding sequence ATGAAGTGGTTTAAAATTTCTCTTTCTTCTGTTGTTGTTTTTATCTTTCTTATTCTGCCTTTGGGGGGCACGGCGCCCGGAAAGGTATACATCGATATCGACGCCCCCGGCTTCAGGAAATTCCCGCTGGCGACCCCGGACTTCATAAGCCTCGGAGGGGCGGTGTCTTCCGAGATCGAGAGGGGGGCGAGAAATGCGCTTCTTGACGATCTCAATATGGCGGGCATCTTTACGGTAGTGGACCCCGGGCTCTACACCCCGAATCCGGAGAGCGGAAAACGACTTGACAAAACGGATTACGACATCTGGCGGAGGGTCGGCGCGGAGGCGGTGATCAAGGGGGGATACGAGGTTTTGGGAGAGTCGCTCATGGTGGAGATATATCTCTTCGACACCGTAAACAAGCGGAGAATCTGGGGGAGGAGATACCGGGGATCGAGAGACCATATCTCACGGATGATCCACAAGTTCATGGACGACATGATGATGGAGTTCACCGGCGAGAAGGGGATCTTTCAATCGAGAATCGCCTACGTCACAGACCTCCACGGGAGAAAGGAGATCTACTACATGGACGTGGACGGCAATAACTCCTTCAGGCTCACCAGAAACACGGTCATCGACCTCTCCCCCGCATGGTCCTCGGACGGAGAAAAAATCGTATACTGCTCCTTCAAGCAGAGGCGTCCGAAGATATTCGCCGTTGACGTTACGGATTTCAACGATAGATTGATCGCGGGATATGAGGGGATAAATATCAGCCCCGCCTACTCCCCCGGGGGAGCGACGATCGCCTTTACCTCAAGCAAGGACAGGGACTACTACCCGAATATCTACACCATCTCGGAAAGCGGGGGTTCGCTGAGAAGGCTCACCAGCGGGAACAATATAGACGTAAGCCCGAGCTGGTCCCCTGACGGGAGATATATAGCCTTCACCTCCAACCGGGGCGGAGGACCGCAGATATACATCATGAACTCCAACGGCGGCGGCGTGAGGAGGCTCACCTACTCCGGCGGATACAACACGTCTCCGGAGTGGTCGCCCAGGGGTGACAAGATAGTCTACGTGGGGGCGTTTCTGGGGAAGTTCGAGGTCTACGTCATAAACATCGACGGCACCGAGAACATGAGGCTTACCGGCGGCCGGGGAGATAACGAGGACCCCTCCTGGTCACCAGACGGCAGGCTGATCACATTCTCTACGACGAGAAGCGACAGAGGGGAGATCTACTGGATGAGGGTCGACGGCTCGGATCAAACCAAAATACCGGATGTCGGAGGGAATTGTTCTTCCCCTTCCTGGTCGGGAAGAGTCAATTTTAAGTGA
- the pal gene encoding peptidoglycan-associated lipoprotein Pal encodes MTGHVNRYLKYILLLVLISAVGLFCVSCAGKGKGRGYEDIGTGRGLEDTSIPGEGLDGRLYGLNDINFEFDKSSLTPQAQEILKANATWLKTNSTAVVEIEGHCDERGTIEYNLALGDRRARSARDFLVSIGISSTRLKTISYGEEMPLDPAHNESAWAKNRRAHFTITSK; translated from the coding sequence ATGACCGGACATGTCAACAGATACTTGAAATATATATTGTTATTGGTGCTTATCTCCGCTGTCGGCCTCTTTTGCGTCTCCTGCGCAGGTAAGGGCAAGGGGAGGGGGTATGAGGATATAGGGACCGGGAGGGGGCTCGAGGATACATCGATACCCGGGGAGGGGCTTGACGGAAGGCTCTACGGGCTCAACGATATTAATTTCGAGTTCGACAAATCCTCTTTGACGCCCCAGGCCCAGGAAATCCTGAAGGCGAACGCCACGTGGCTCAAGACAAACTCGACCGCGGTCGTCGAGATAGAGGGCCACTGCGACGAGAGGGGCACCATCGAGTACAACCTCGCCCTGGGAGACAGGAGGGCGAGGAGCGCCAGGGATTTTCTGGTCAGCATCGGCATAAGCTCCACGAGGCTAAAGACTATAAGCTACGGGGAAGAGATGCCCCTGGATCCCGCGCATAACGAGTCCGCCTGGGCGAAGAACAGGAGAGCGCACTTTACCATCACCTCCAAGTAA
- a CDS encoding DNA polymerase III subunit, which produces MIDFSDIRGQGRAADVLSGLFDSKRVPHAMIFSGPEGVGKGLVAARFAAALLCKGEGAVPCGGCGPCMRIKSGVFPDLITVGIQEGRAKILIEQIREIEGILAYRPFYGEGRVVIIDPADMMSDGASAAILKTLEEPPKGTHFILVTSRAFRLPATIISRCQRVRFSPLSPEDVVGIIRREGVANGEEEASRFCRGSVSRAQSMIRGGFLGVREDLIGALSKMRLNDPKTADDLSQKVSKLKNSIPEVLDILKLWYRDVIVYNSTGSLENLVNRDLIEKWGKGWSNVDQSSLIKSVESTEEISDLYMRGTNINMRLAFLMLFIRLTELKHGYRKSGR; this is translated from the coding sequence ATGATAGATTTTTCCGATATAAGGGGACAGGGGAGGGCGGCGGACGTCCTGTCCGGACTCTTCGATTCCAAGAGGGTGCCCCACGCGATGATATTTTCCGGGCCCGAGGGGGTCGGAAAGGGACTTGTTGCGGCTCGGTTTGCCGCCGCCCTTTTATGCAAGGGAGAGGGGGCAGTCCCCTGCGGCGGGTGCGGACCCTGCATGAGGATTAAGTCCGGCGTCTTCCCGGACCTGATAACGGTGGGAATACAGGAGGGGAGGGCCAAGATCCTGATAGAGCAGATCAGGGAGATAGAGGGGATACTGGCCTACCGTCCATTTTACGGAGAGGGCCGGGTCGTTATTATTGATCCGGCCGATATGATGAGCGACGGGGCCTCCGCCGCGATCCTGAAAACCCTCGAGGAGCCGCCGAAGGGGACCCACTTCATACTGGTTACGTCGAGAGCCTTTAGGCTCCCAGCGACGATAATCTCCAGGTGCCAGAGGGTGAGGTTCTCGCCCCTCTCCCCCGAGGATGTAGTCGGGATCATTCGGAGGGAGGGCGTGGCAAACGGCGAGGAGGAGGCATCGAGGTTCTGCAGGGGCAGCGTCTCCAGGGCCCAGTCGATGATAAGGGGGGGGTTTCTCGGAGTCAGGGAGGATTTGATAGGGGCCCTGTCCAAGATGAGATTGAACGACCCAAAAACGGCCGATGACCTGTCCCAGAAGGTCTCGAAGCTGAAGAACTCGATCCCCGAAGTCCTTGATATCCTGAAGCTTTGGTACAGGGATGTCATCGTCTACAACTCAACGGGGAGTCTTGAAAACCTCGTCAATCGGGACCTGATCGAGAAATGGGGGAAGGGTTGGTCGAATGTGGATCAAAGCTCCCTCATTAAAAGCGTGGAGTCGACGGAGGAGATATCCGACCTGTACATGAGGGGCACAAATATTAATATGCGCCTGGCCTTTCTGATGCTCTTTATAAGGCTTACCGAGCTGAAACATGGGTATCGAAAGAGTGGGCGATAA
- a CDS encoding stage 0 sporulation family protein: protein MKRVVGIRFRGAGKIYRFNAEGFDLNIMERVLVETERGLVMGTVVVPPRNVEELPDDIPLKPILRIASEDDIKKEEENKERECEAKIFCKSCIEKHMLDMYLVDVEHLFDGSKVIFYFTADERVDFRALVRDLASKFRTRIEMRQIGVRNKAKLVGGIGSCGRELCCNTFLTNFEPVSVKMAKDQNVSLNPSKISGVCGRLMCCLKYEYDTYLDLKEDMPKIGKRVVTNEGKGKVIRQNVLANSVTVEMEDGEEREVPIDCLKNG from the coding sequence ATGAAAAGAGTTGTGGGGATCAGGTTTCGTGGTGCAGGTAAAATATATCGCTTCAATGCGGAGGGCTTTGACCTGAACATTATGGAAAGGGTCCTCGTGGAGACCGAGCGGGGCCTGGTTATGGGAACAGTCGTAGTGCCTCCGAGAAACGTGGAGGAGCTGCCTGATGACATCCCGCTGAAGCCGATCCTCAGGATTGCGTCTGAAGATGATATAAAGAAGGAGGAGGAGAACAAAGAGAGGGAGTGCGAGGCCAAGATATTCTGCAAGTCGTGCATCGAGAAACATATGCTCGATATGTATCTCGTGGACGTGGAGCACCTCTTCGACGGGAGCAAGGTGATATTCTACTTCACGGCGGACGAGAGGGTGGACTTCAGGGCGCTGGTGAGGGACCTCGCATCCAAGTTCAGGACCCGAATCGAGATGCGCCAGATAGGCGTCAGGAACAAGGCCAAGCTGGTCGGGGGGATCGGCTCCTGCGGCAGGGAGCTGTGCTGCAACACCTTTTTGACCAATTTCGAGCCGGTCTCCGTCAAGATGGCCAAGGACCAGAACGTCTCCCTGAATCCGTCCAAGATATCGGGGGTCTGCGGGAGGCTCATGTGCTGTCTGAAGTACGAATACGATACTTATCTCGACCTGAAGGAGGACATGCCGAAGATCGGAAAGAGGGTTGTCACAAACGAAGGGAAGGGAAAGGTGATACGCCAAAATGTCCTTGCCAACAGCGTTACCGTGGAGATGGAAGACGGCGAGGAGAGGGAGGTGCCGATCGATTGCCT